From the Deltaproteobacteria bacterium genome, the window ATCATGCCAGGCAAATTGAACTCCCTGATGCCGGATGAATCGGGCAATCGCCCGCCCATCGAGATCCATCGCCTTGGATTGAAAAGCGTAGTAATATTGCATCGGGTCAAGAATCGCTTTCCGTAGCCGCTCTCCCAATTCCGGAAAATAGACATGACCGTCACAGTTGGCCCCACTACGACCGAGAATGGCACTCCACTCCCCGTCGCCGAAGCGGGAAAATGAAAAGAGGCGTTTTTCCCGCAAAACCTCTACATAGCACTCTAATCCGGCACGAGACAAAGAAAGTACTCGAGACAGGACAAAACTATTTATACTCTTTCGTAAAGCCCTACGAAATGACATTGGACAACCTTTTTTGTTCCAACCGACCGGGCAGCCGTTCAGTTGACAAAGCAATAAATAACACCAGGCAATGTCCTCCCGGCCTGATAACCTGCAAAACAGGCATTACCGCGAACTAACCACTCATGAAACACCGAGATTATTGTCAATAATGCTACCCCAGTCCAGTCTTGTATGATATCCTCGAGATTTAACACCCACAAAAATATCCCATAATGACCCGAAATCTATAAGCCAATGATCATGACCGATTGTCGGGAACAGATCATAAATCATGACATTGCTTGCCATAGATGCAGAGAAGGCAATGACCATCTTTCCCTGTTTTTCTGCATATCGAAGAATTTCTTCTTCGACTTCATTTACTTTCAGAAAACAATTTTTCGAGGGTACTTCTATAAAATGACAATAGGGAAATAGTATTCTATTTACTTTTCTTAAATGATTGGGACCAACGAACAAAACATCCATTGTGCGCAACTGCTGAATCAGCGGATAAAGTTTGCCCTGCATACATGCACGATGAAAAACATCACAATCATGCCATATCAAATTGATACAATTCCGTTTCAGATATCCGGCAATCGCCGGACCATCGTGGGTCATGCATTGAGCACCAAGACTATAAAAGTAATTATAAGGGAGCAATAGCGACCGCCGTAATCTCTCGCCCAATTCAGGGAAATAGGTATGGCCATCACTGTTTTTTCCATCCCTCCCCCAAATGGCATTCCACTCTCCATCGCCATATCTTGAGAAAGAAAAAACTTTTCCCGTCTTCATTTTATCAAGATAATACTCTAACGGGTATTCGCGCACAGCAACCCGCCATAGAAAATACTTTCTGTTAACCCATTTATTTAGCGCCCTGCGTAGTGACATCTTGTCTATCGCCTCTTGCAAGGTGATTCACCGAAAAGGTTTCGGTCAGGAGAAAGTAATGGACTCCTTTTGCCTGAGTAACCCGACAATCCCGAAGAGTAACCCGGAAAAAAACCAAAACAGAAAACCATAATAACGACTCAACAAACCCACATTAACACTTGCCGAAACAAATAAGGCAATTTCGGTCCCCACAAGTACATGAATCAGCTCACTCTTCCGGGCATAAGGCAGCAAAGACATGACATAAACATATAACAAATAAAGAAACGACAGCAATGCAAAGATCCCGGAAGCCTGCCAGATCTCCAGAAGAACAAAATGCGGAAAATGGTTTTCTTCGGGTTGCAGGTTATGTTTCTTTGCATAACCTTTTGAGGCCTCAAAGAATGTATGGATCCCATAGCCAAGAACGGGCCGTTCCCTGATCATCCCCCATGTTCTTTTCCACGTCCCCATCCGGTCATGTACCCCCCCGGACAATGCCAATTCAGAAAAGCGGCCGGTAACCGGATGATAAAAATTAACAAGCGGGAAAATGATTAACAAAGCACCGCATATCAGCAGAAGATATTTTAATCTCTTCTGAACCACAGCAACATATACAAAGAACACTATACCCCCGAGCATTGAAGAACGGTTACCCGTAAGAACCAGCGAGGAAACAAGAAGAAATAGCGCAAGCAAAGCGGAAAACTTCCCGTACGAAGATAAATTACAAACCCAGAAAAATGCCATCGGGATCACCGCCACCAGGAACAACCCGAACAGGTTTATATTCTCGAACGTAGCACTTGGACGGCCAAGGTGCATCACATGCGGCATCCAGGACGGCAAATAATGCGCCGCCTGCAGGAAGGAATAAACCGAGAGGACGGAACCGACAATCACCAAGTAAATTGAAATCCGCTGAAAGAAATTACGCCGTCTGGACATCATATCCACCAGGACACAATATAACAGGATGGAATAAACGATTTTTTTTCCCTCCATCCAGGTATCATGGACCCCTATCCGGATAATAGACGGCAGAAAGAGACTCAGGGCAAAGACAGCGATTGCCATATTAATCGGTGTGTGCGAAAGAAGAGGTTCACGACTGGAAAACTTGTAACAACCATAGAAGAAAAATATCCACACAAAAAGGGAGTTGAAATGCCGCATTCCGAATGCAAAAGAAGTCAACAAAATAAAAATTGAAACCTCCGCCAGAAGATCCCAGGTAAAAGTTAACTTCGTAGCACGCTGTAACACGTATCCCCTTTCAGATACAGACCGCCTGAATGCCTCAGCATTACCGTTCACACCCGCAAAGATCCATCAAAGCCCCATACAATATAGGAAAGTTCGCCTGAACGGAATAGAATTCTTCTACACGCATTCGTCCTGCCCGGCCCATTCTTATCCTCACCTCCGGATATTCCAGCAAGTAAAAAAGTTTGTTTAACCAATCCTGATGCGTTTCCGCATGCAAACCGTCCACGCCATCACGTACGATTTCCGCATTCGCACCGACAGGGGAACAGATCACGGGCATCCCGGCAGCCATATATTGTACAATCTTCGTCGCACTTTTTCCCCGGGTCCACCGGTTATCCGGAAGGGGAGCCAGGCCGATATCCAATTCCATAAGATCGTGGACCTCCGTATCAAGGCCCCAAATCTTTTTGATCACAGGGAGTCCTTCAAGATCAAAGAAAGTATCACAAATAATATGCAGTTCAAGTGGAATTCCGGATTGTCCAAGCTCAAGAAAGACCGGCTTCAAGGCTTCAAGATAAGGAAGATTACTCCTGGATCCGATCCAGCCGATTTTGATGGAGAAATCTTCCGGGGCACGGGGGATCTCTTTTCGCACCGGATAGCGCGCAAGATCAACGCAGGTCGGAACCCGGACAGCCGGCGCACCGAGATCATGCACGATCTTCTCAAGGTAGGCATTCCCGGCAAAGACAAGATCGCACTCTTTCACCGTCCGTTCGAAGTTAGACCGGCGCCGCTTCCGCTTCCGGAAGGAATCATCCAATTTTTCCATGACGGCATCGTCCACATCGAAGATCAGACGATTTGCTTTTTCCCGCAGGAGGGCAAAATCCCGGTCACCGAAGAGGCGTTTTTGGATAAGGACCACATCATACTGATCCATCGCTGCGAATAAACGTCGTTTGGCCCACATTCCGCGGGGAACATCAAAGACCCGTGCATCGACCTCCGAATCACGGAAGAACGGAAGATACTGCAGAATCCGATAACGAGTCCGGGCGGCGTCCACCCCTTGTACCAGAAAAGCAATTCTCATTGGCCAGCTACACGATGCTCTTCACCAGCCGTACCAAAATCACCATTTACAACTCCTTCCTTCAGGATCATTAGTAAAATACTTCCGGTGAACTCAAATAAGCCTCCATGAATCCCGTTCATAATTGAACATCTGGAAATCTATCCAATAGTTGTTGTAAATAATATCGGCCATTTCCTTGGTATATATTTTTTTTTCTCTTCCGGAGGTTTGATTCCGAACAGGAAGTTCCATCAATTGTTTACAATAAGGGTTAATGTCTTGAATTCGCATCCAATCTTCATTGATTTTCTCAAACTTCCCGACATAATCGATAATAATTTTCATTCTTCTATTACAGATATATGAAGCCTGCGCCCGAAAATGTTTTTTGTCAATTTTCTTTGATTTACGAAAGGACGAAACAAACGTTTCGAACGTCTCATATGTTTGGATCATCTCTTTGACCCTCTTGTTGCCCCTTTTTGGATTGTTTTTATAAAAGTTATAACTACTATAAATTCTGTCATACGGATTCCTTACAAAACAAAAACTGAAAAACCGGTCCAAACCTATAATCGCTGAAGCAGGTGTATGATTCTTCCAGTTTTTCTCATCCACAAGTCCGCTGCTCCGCACTGAGATCCCTGCCGTTTTCGGGATATGTATATAAAGAAAGGGCTTTGCTTCCAGATTAGATTTCTTCGATTGGACCTGATTTTCATAATTCGATATAAAGCTACGGAAAATTTTTTGAAAAAACCAAGGAAAAAGATTAGATTTTGTGTTCACTTTTGCCCCATGATCGTTGCTGATCGCGTAAAAAGTCCACGGATAGAATCGACTTGTAAACTGCTACCGTCTCACCGGCGTTCCGTTCCAACGTAAAGCCCGTTGCCGTCTCCGGTGCCCGCCGGGACATGGCGTCCCGCCGGACCGGGTTCATCATTTCTCGAAAGGCATGGGCCAGGGCATCAATCTCATCTGTTCTTTCGATGACAAAACCGGTCTTCCCCTCCTGCACCACTTCAGAACCGCCGGCCATCTTCGTTGTAATGACGGGAAGACCGCACGCCAGGGCCTCAAGATGGACATTGGCGAAGGAGTCGTACCGGCTCGGCAGGACAAAGAAATCGGCAGCACCATAAAACCGCTCAGGGTCCCCGACCGGCCCGTGAAACAGCAGGGACCGCTCGACACCGAGGTGACGCGCCTGCCGGACATAGGGGATGGCTTTTCCGCGTCCGAGGACCAATACCCGGGGCCGCTCATCCGGAGCAAGGCGGGCCAGGGCGGAGACGACGGCGTCAAGCCCCTTGCGCTGGAAATTGTTGGCGGCGAAAAGGGCAACCACCTCCGATTCCCTCAGCCCGAGTTCACAACGCACCATGGAACGATACTTTTTTACTCCCGGATGAAACTGGCCATGATCCACCCCATTATATACAACGGTAATCCGGTCCTCCGGATAATCATAGTACTTCCTCAGGATCCTCTTTTCCAGTTCGGAAATCGTAATCACCCAGCCGGTATTTTCCCGTTCCATGATCTTCTTTTCAAAATAGTAATTCAAAATGTGGACGGGGTTGAAAAGGTGTTTCAAAAACCGCTCCATAAGCGAAGGGCATCGCACCTTCATCCACTCCCGGTGTACCTCACCCCCCAAACGGAAGACATCACAGGGATAAACCATGGTAAGGCTCTGCACAATATCCAGATCGTCCCGCATTTCCCGAATCATTTTCCGGGACTCCAGAAAGAAACCGAGGATTCTCAGGAAAGAAGGCTTTTTCATCATCGGAACGGAATGAAAAACAATCCCCTGCGTTTCCGGCTCGGCGAAAACCGCAGCAACGATGTGGACCTCATGCCCCATCTTTGCGAGCGCCCGGCTCAGATTCACAAAATAGCGTTCCGCACCGCCCTTGCCGCTGTCATAGTCCCGCATCACCAGGGCAATGCGGAGCGGACCGTCCGGATCTCTCTTCGCCCGCTCCCGCTCAAACACCATTCACCCCATCCCTCCCATCAAGAATCCCTGTAATATCGCCCTTTGCCACCCTCACGCGATTCCCCCTTGTCCGGACATGCACCAACAGTTTTTCATCAACCTGCTCCTCGATGCGGTGCAAAAAAAAGTTCCTGCGCCGCTCCCCGAACCGCCGGCACTCCAGGTAGGCCCGCAGGAAATCCGCCATGCCCGGCAGCGAGGTATTCATGTTTTCCATAAGGTCGACGAGAAAACGACTCACATCACGGGCAAATCGTTCCTCTTTCCGGAAGGATGCCTTCCCCGCACCGTCAAGGTCGATCAACCGCGCAATCCCCCGGACCTCTTCGGTCACCAGGATATTCGACCATTTCAGGTCGCCATGATAAAGACCGGCGCCATGGATCCGGGCCGCATCCCGGCCGATGGCGGAAAGGATCTTTGATTCCAGGAAGAGCGTCTCCCCGGCCCGCCGGTACCGTTCCGTCAGGTTTTCCGCTTCCGGAAGAAACTCATAGCAAAGGTAGCTTTCACGGGGGATTTTGAAACGTCTTCTCTCCAGCAGAGCAACGGGACGGGGAGTAGGGATCCCCGCCCGAAGAAACAGGTCCGAACGGCGGACCGCTTTCGCACCCCGGCTTCCTCCCAGCAGACTTCGCAGGGCTTGCATCCAGCCACGAAAACGGTAATGTTTCAAGAGAAACTTCCGCCCGCCACAGACAAACTGAACGGTCCGGGTGTTTCCCATCGACTTGAGAATCTTCGCCCGACCGTCGTGAAACCAGCGGTCGGGATCCCGGAGACAGTCCTGCAACCCGGGATCCGCATATTTCACATCAATCACGCCGATGAGATCGCTGCAATGAAAACAGGCCCCTTTCACCGTGCCTCTCCTGCAACATTCTGCTTCAAGAGTTTCAGGACCGTATCCACCTCATGCAATACGGCAGAAACCGTGATCCCCTTCATGCACCGATGGTCATCGCAATCGTAACGATAGCAGGGAGCACATTCCGCCCCGACACAGATATTCCGTTGCCGGAGCGGATCGGAGTCATGGCGCCACTTTGCAAACTCCCCCGGGCCGAAGAGGGCCACGAACGGCAGGCCAACGGCTGCCGCAATATGCATGGGCCCGGAGTCGACGGTGATCAAGAAGTCCACCCGACGCAGGAAAGCCGGCAACTCCCGGAGAGTTGTTTGTCCGGCGAGGGAAATGGACCCTTGCCGCATCTTTGCCCGAATCGACTCGATCAGTCCCTTCTCCTCCTCCGAACCGATCCAGCAGAGCCGCACCCGATGGTCCTTCACCAACGTATCGGCAACCTCGGCAAAACGATCCTCCATCCATCTCCGGGAAGGCCGCTTCGTTCCCGGCGACATCACGACCAGGGGACCGGGACCGGCGAGCTCCTCCAAGAGACGATCCGCCTTCCGTAGATCGTCCGCACCGAACCAATCGTAACGCGCCACCGGGTCGGGATCATCAATACCACAAGCCTCCGCCAATTTCAGGTTGCGCCGCAGCTCGGTTTCTTCCGGATCAAAGGAGGGTGAGCGGTAGAAAAGAGAAGGCAGTTTTTCCCTTTTCCATACCGAACCGAGGAGCACCTTCTCATACCCCACCAGGACCTTCGCTCCCCCCATGACACCCCAGGGAACCCTTCCGTAGTCCTGGGTGGAAATCACGAAAAGATCCGGGCGGAAGTTCCGGATTTCACGGATCAACCGGATCTTGTTTTTCAGTCCTTTGCCACGGACACGGATCAGACCGTCAAGATCAGGGCAGCCCTCCACGATCTCCACGCCCCCCGGATGCTTCACGAGGAGCCGGATTTCAGCCTCGGGATAGCCCCTGCGGAAGGCACGGATCGTCGGCAGGAAGACAATCATGTCTCCCACGTTCTGCAGGCGGGTCAGGAGAATTCGCCGTGGATTACGCAACAGTTGTTTCACCCCCGGACGTTTCAGAACATACGTCCGGAAACGGGAGAACCTGAAAACCACCCACAGAAGAGAATCGAGAATCATTGCCCTTTGTCTTCCCTGTCCCTGCTCACTTCTTCAAGATAGACTCGCTCGAAATTCCGGGCCACACCATCAAGAGAGAATTCCTCCTCCACTCGAAGGCGTGACTTTTTCCCCAGGTCGAAAAGGGCCTCTCTCCCCAAATTCAGGAAGCTCTCTATCGCTGCGGTCAGAACATTCACATCCGAGGGAGGAACGAGGCGCCCCGCCTCCATTCCCTGAAGAACTTCCGGGATCCCTCCGACATCGGATCCGACAACGGGAACTCCGGTGGCCATCGCCTCCAGCATCGACAGGCCGAGCCCCTCGAAGAGAGAAGGAAAAACAAAAAGGTCAATGCCCTGCAGGAAACCGGAGATATCGCGGCGAAACCCCAGGAACCGGACCTTTTCCTCAATCCCAAGGTGGACCGTTTCCTCTTTCAAGTCTTCTTCCAGGGGTCCATCTCCGACAATCTTTAGAAGGGCCAGGGGAAAACGGTCGAGAATCCGGGCAAAGGCCTGGAGAAGATAACGTTGGCCCTTTGTATGGACCAGACGACCAATATTCCCGATCACGG encodes:
- a CDS encoding sulfotransferase family protein, encoding MNTKSNLFPWFFQKIFRSFISNYENQVQSKKSNLEAKPFLYIHIPKTAGISVRSSGLVDEKNWKNHTPASAIIGLDRFFSFCFVRNPYDRIYSSYNFYKNNPKRGNKRVKEMIQTYETFETFVSSFRKSKKIDKKHFRAQASYICNRRMKIIIDYVGKFEKINEDWMRIQDINPYCKQLMELPVRNQTSGREKKIYTKEMADIIYNNYWIDFQMFNYERDSWRLI
- a CDS encoding glycosyltransferase family 4 protein; this encodes MRIAFLVQGVDAARTRYRILQYLPFFRDSEVDARVFDVPRGMWAKRRLFAAMDQYDVVLIQKRLFGDRDFALLREKANRLIFDVDDAVMEKLDDSFRKRKRRRSNFERTVKECDLVFAGNAYLEKIVHDLGAPAVRVPTCVDLARYPVRKEIPRAPEDFSIKIGWIGSRSNLPYLEALKPVFLELGQSGIPLELHIICDTFFDLEGLPVIKKIWGLDTEVHDLMELDIGLAPLPDNRWTRGKSATKIVQYMAAGMPVICSPVGANAEIVRDGVDGLHAETHQDWLNKLFYLLEYPEVRIRMGRAGRMRVEEFYSVQANFPILYGALMDLCGCER
- a CDS encoding O-antigen ligase family protein is translated as MLQRATKLTFTWDLLAEVSIFILLTSFAFGMRHFNSLFVWIFFFYGCYKFSSREPLLSHTPINMAIAVFALSLFLPSIIRIGVHDTWMEGKKIVYSILLYCVLVDMMSRRRNFFQRISIYLVIVGSVLSVYSFLQAAHYLPSWMPHVMHLGRPSATFENINLFGLFLVAVIPMAFFWVCNLSSYGKFSALLALFLLVSSLVLTGNRSSMLGGIVFFVYVAVVQKRLKYLLLICGALLIIFPLVNFYHPVTGRFSELALSGGVHDRMGTWKRTWGMIRERPVLGYGIHTFFEASKGYAKKHNLQPEENHFPHFVLLEIWQASGIFALLSFLYLLYVYVMSLLPYARKSELIHVLVGTEIALFVSASVNVGLLSRYYGFLFWFFSGLLFGIVGLLRQKESITFS
- a CDS encoding glycosyltransferase family 9 protein; its protein translation is MILDSLLWVVFRFSRFRTYVLKRPGVKQLLRNPRRILLTRLQNVGDMIVFLPTIRAFRRGYPEAEIRLLVKHPGGVEIVEGCPDLDGLIRVRGKGLKNKIRLIREIRNFRPDLFVISTQDYGRVPWGVMGGAKVLVGYEKVLLGSVWKREKLPSLFYRSPSFDPEETELRRNLKLAEACGIDDPDPVARYDWFGADDLRKADRLLEELAGPGPLVVMSPGTKRPSRRWMEDRFAEVADTLVKDHRVRLCWIGSEEEKGLIESIRAKMRQGSISLAGQTTLRELPAFLRRVDFLITVDSGPMHIAAAVGLPFVALFGPGEFAKWRHDSDPLRQRNICVGAECAPCYRYDCDDHRCMKGITVSAVLHEVDTVLKLLKQNVAGEAR
- a CDS encoding glycosyltransferase family 4 protein translates to MVFERERAKRDPDGPLRIALVMRDYDSGKGGAERYFVNLSRALAKMGHEVHIVAAVFAEPETQGIVFHSVPMMKKPSFLRILGFFLESRKMIREMRDDLDIVQSLTMVYPCDVFRLGGEVHREWMKVRCPSLMERFLKHLFNPVHILNYYFEKKIMERENTGWVITISELEKRILRKYYDYPEDRITVVYNGVDHGQFHPGVKKYRSMVRCELGLRESEVVALFAANNFQRKGLDAVVSALARLAPDERPRVLVLGRGKAIPYVRQARHLGVERSLLFHGPVGDPERFYGAADFFVLPSRYDSFANVHLEALACGLPVITTKMAGGSEVVQEGKTGFVIERTDEIDALAHAFREMMNPVRRDAMSRRAPETATGFTLERNAGETVAVYKSILSVDFLRDQQRSWGKSEHKI